The uncultured Bacteroides sp. genome includes the window AGAAAGATAAACAGAAAGAAAAAGGGTATTTGTTTTATTTGTTCTTTGATGAAGCTTATAGTCAAAGCTTCGCTAATTGTCCGACACATAAAGTCTTCGGGCAAATGAAAAAAAGGTGAATAAAAAAATGTCTTTTTGTACGATAAATATATGATAAACAAAACATAAATCGCACAATTGTTTCGGCAAATGTAACACGTCTATTTGAAATAAGCAAATAAATAAATAAGATTTTTTTCAAAAAAATAAAAATTGCAGCTAAAATATTGTAAATAAGGAAGATATAAAAAAATAGGCCTGATGACGTGAACAAATGGAACGGATGATTTGTTGGAAATGCTTTTCAGGGTAAACAAGGGAAGAAAACTGTGAAAAAAGCGGGTTAATCAAAAAAGAGGTATATCCCGCCATAACGACTTATTCATAGGGAATAGAAAGCTAAATATGCTTATGGGACAGTCCCTGCAGCGACTTTTGATCAATTAAACTCCCCATCGCCGACAATTTAGATAACAAAATGCCAATCGATTAAATTGCTCCAGGGAAAAGGCAACATAAATGTAACCAATTCTACATTTATGTTACTATAGAAAAATTAGAGAAAATAAGACTTATATCCTGATTAAAGGAGTATAGATAAAAATAGCATTTTGATGCAATTGTATTTTTGTTAATATATTAAAAATAAGATAGTTTGAAATGATAGTAAATAGCATGAAAGCGTACAAATGCAATCTCCACTTTGCAATATTCAGACTTACCGCTTTTTATTTATATTTTTATCAAAAAACTAACAAACGCCGAATTGCGTAAACCAATAAAACGACTAACTTTGCGAGCGATTAGAGAATCGTGGTTACGAAATTGTATTATTTTACTAAAAAAAGAGCTAATTATGACTTATTCACACGAAGTGGAACACATGTGTGTTGTGAAGAAAGGCCCGAATCATGGACCGGCTCCCATACCCGAAGAAGGAAAATGGGTAAAATCTAAAGAAATTGTTGACATCTCAGGTTTAACACATGGTGTTGGTTGGTGCGCTCCTCAACAAGGTGCCTGCAAGCTTACGCTTAACGTTAAAGAAGGAGTTATTCAGGAAGCCCTGATCGAGACTATCGGATGTTCCGGTATGACTCACTCTGCTGCCATGGCAGCGGAAATTCTTCCGGGTAAAACAATTTTAGAGGCCTTGAACACAGACCTTGTTTGTGACGCTATCAACACTGCTATGCGCGAGCTGTTTCTTCAGATTGTTTACGGACGTACTCAGTCGGCTTTCTCGGAAGGCGGCCTCATCATCGGTGCGGGTCTGGAAGATTTGGGTAAAGGTCTCCGCAGCCAGGTCGGTACACTGTACGGCACATTGGCGAAAGGTCCTCGTTACCTTGAAATGGCCGAAGGTTACATCAAAAACATCTTCCTTGATAAGAACGATGAAATCTGCGGATACGAATTCGTTCACATGGGCAAGTTCATGGACGAAATTAAGAAGGGTACGGATGCTAACGAAGCTTTGAAGAAAGTAACCGGCACGTACGGACGCGTAACAGCGGAACAGGGAGCAGTTAAACACATTGACCCACGTCACGAATAATATAAGGAGGAAAGAAACAATGATTAGAGAAGTAAAATTTGAAAGTCAAGACCGTCGTATCAAAGGCATTATTGATATTTTGAACGCTAACGGCATCAAAGACATAGCAGAAGCTAACGCAATATGCGAGGCTAACGGAGTTGATCCTTATAAAACGTGTGAAGAAACTCAACCTATCTGTTTTGAAAATGCAAAATGGGCGTATGTAGTAGGTGCTGCCATCGCTATCAAGAAAGGATGCAAAGTAGCTGCTGATGCAGCCGAAGCAATCGGACTCGGACTTCAGTCATTCTGTATCCCGGGCTCTGTAGCCGCCGATCGTAAAGTAGGTATCGGCCATGGTAACCTGGCTGCCCGTCTGCTTCGTGAAGAAACAAAATGTTTCGCTTTCCTTGCCGGACACGAATCATTCGCTGCCGCCGAAGGCGCTATCAAGATTGCCGCTAAAGCCGACAAGGTTCGTAAAGAACCTCTTCGTTGCATATTGAACGGATTAGGAAAAGACGCTGCACAAATCATCTCCCGTATCAACGGATTTACTTATGTGCAAACTCAATTCGATTACTACACTTCAGAACTGAAAGTAGTTCGCGAGATAGCTTATTCTGACGGAAACCGTGCCAAAGTAAAATGCTACGGTGCCGACGATGTTCGCGAAGGTGTAGCCATCATGCACAAAGAAGGCGTAGACGTATCTATCACAGGTAACTCTACCAACCCGACCCGTTTTCAACACCCTGTTGCAGGTACATACAAAAAAGAATGTATCGAGATGGGTAAAAAATATTTCTCAGTAGCTTCGGGTGGCGGTACAGGCCGTACCCTTCACCCCGACAACATGGCTGCCGGTCCTGCCTCTTACGGTATGACAGACACGATGGGTCGTATGCACTCAGATGCTCAATTCGCCGGTTCTTCATCAGTTCCCGCTCACGTGGAAATGATGGGATTCCTCGGAATTGGCAACAACCCAATGGTAGGTGTTACCGTTGCCGTAGCTGTAGACGTAGCTCAGGCTTTAGGCAAATAAGCCCTCCCATTTGTTTTTTTCTAGTTTAATTTATCAGGTCCCCGCAATCTTTTGGTTACGGGGATTTTTTTCGTTATAAAAATCTATCCTATTAGGATAAGCACCATTCGCATTTTACTTCCGGATATTACATATATAATAAAATCGCCCGAATCCGAAACAGAAACAGCCACTGCAACGTTCTAAAAGCATAGTAACCTACTATTCACTGATTTAGTCATAGCACTTATAACTTAATCAATAAAACTTTTAGTAATATGGGAACAAACGAAATATCTGAAGAAGATATCACCAGAGAGAGGATGGATGACCAAAGTACTCCATTATCAAAAGATTATTTACGGAAGATAAATGCTTATTGGCGTGCTGCCAATTATCTCTCAGTCGGCCAGCTTTACCTGCGCGACAATCCACTGTTGCACGAGCCACTCAAATTATCGCACATAAAGTCGATGTTGCTCGGACATTGGGGTACCACCCCCGGACAGAATTTTATCTATGCACATTTAAACAGAGTCATCAAAAAGTATGATCTGGATATGATTTATATTTCCGGTCCCGGCCATGGCGGCCCCGCAGTGGTGGGTAACACCTACCTTGAGGGTACCTATAGCGAAGTATATCCCAAAATCACACAAGATGAAGCAGGACTGAAAAAACTATTTACTCAATTCTCCTTTCCGGGGGGTATCCCCAGCCATGCTTCACCCGAATGTCCGGGCTCGATTCACGAAGGTGGAGAATTGGGCTATTCACTCAGCCATGCTTTCGGAGCTGTGCTCGATAATCCCGAATTGATTGTAGCTTGCGTCGTTGGTGATGGTGAAGCCGAAACCGGTCCACTGGCCACCTCCTGGCATTCAAACAAATTTCTGGACCCGATTAACGATGGTGCCGTACTGCCCATTCTGCACCTTAATGGTTACAAAATAGCCAACCCCACCATACTGGCGCGTATAGAGCCCGAAGAATTGGATCAATTTCTGAGAGGATGTGGCTGGACGCCTTATTATGTGGAAGGTGATGATCCGGAAACCATGCATCAGCTCATGGCTTCCGTGATGGATGAGACTATCGAAAACATCCGTAGCATACAGAAGAATGCAAGAGCCAATAACGACACTACCCGACCACGCTGGCCAATGATTGTACTAAAATCGCCCAAAGGATGGACAGGACCTAAAGAAGTGGACGGACTACAAATAGAGGGTACTTTCCGTGCCCATCAAATTCCTTTATTGGCAGATGCCCAACATCCTACTCATATAAAGTTGCTTGAAGAGTGGATGAAAAGTTACAAACCCGAAGAGCTCTTTGATAAAAAAGGCCATCTCCTACCCGAGCTGGCAGAACTGGCTCCTAAGGGAGAGCGAAGAATGGGTGCTAACCCTCATGCTAACGGCGGACTGTTACTGCACGATCTCGTGATGCCTGACTTTCGGAAGTTTGCCGTTAAAGTACCCGCACCGGGAGCTGTCGAAGCTGCCGACACACACGAGCTTGGAGTGTTTCTGCGCGAAGTGATCAACCTCAATAAAGAGCAACGAAACTTCCGGATATTCGGTCCTGACGAAACTCTGTCGAATCGACTGAACGCTGTGTTTGAAACTACCAACCGACAATGGGATGCCCGCACGAAAGAGAACGATGAGTTTCTTGCCACGGAAGGACGTGTCATGGAAATGCTGAGCGAACATCAATGCGAGGGCTGGCTCGAAGGGTATCTGCTCACGGGAAGGCACGGATTATTTAACTGTTACGAAGCCTTCATCCATATCGTAGATTCTATGTTTAACCAACACGCCAAGTGGCTGAAAGTAACTGCCGGATTGCCTTGGCGACGGAAAATCGCTTCGCTCAACTACCTGCTCGCCTCTCACGTTTGGCAACAGGCACATAACGGTTTTACCCACCAGGATCCCGGTTTTATCGACCATGTAGTTAACAAGAAAGCTTCCATTGTTCGCGTTTACCTTCCACCCGATGCCAACTGTTTATTGTCCGTATGGGATCATTGCTTGCGAAGCAGACATTACGTTAATGTAGTGATTGCGGGTAAATATCAGGCTCCTCAGTGGTTAACCATGGATGAAGCGATTGAGCATTGCACCAAAGGAATCGGTGTATGGCAATGGGCCAGCACTGACAAAGGGCAAGAACCGGATGTGGTGATGGCTTGTTGCGGTGATGTACCTACGCTAGAAACACTGGCTGCCGTTTCCATTCTTCGTGAACATCTGCCCGAACTGAAAATAAGGGTGGTTAATGTAGTCGATTTAATGAAACTACAACCCGCAACCGAACATCCCCACGGGTTGAATGAGGAAGCCTTTGATGCCTTGTTTACCAAAGACAAACCCATCGTCTTTGCTTTCCACGGCTATCCATGGTTGATTCATCGGTTGACTTACCGTCGCACCAACCACGAAAACATGCATGTAAGAGGATATAAGGAAGAAGGAACCATTACCACTTATTTCGACATGACCGTTTTAAATCAGCTCGACCGATTCCATCTGGTAGAGGATGTGATTGATCGCGTTCCCCAATTGGGTGCAAAAGGTGCCCAACTGAAAAAGCTGGTGCAAGATAAACTCATTGAGCACAAGAAATACATTGATAAATACGGTCTGGACATGCCCGAAATCCTTAATTGGAAATGGAGCAATTCAAAATAAAACTCCTTTTTCCACTGTATCAGGTATTATTGAAGTTGTTTCCGCTTTCGGTTTGCTCTATCCGAGCGAACTTGTCTTTCATCTCGGCGGGGAACAATTAAGATCAAAACAAACCGCTATAATAGAATCTATTATAGCGGTTTGTTTTATGTACCATTCTGATTGACAACCAGATGGCGGAAGTCTATAGTGAATACTTTATTTCTCTATTTTAGTCCAACTATCGACTAAAGATTGATGTTGTTTAATCCATCCTTTAACGGCATCTTCTTCATTTGTCTTGGAGTTTTCAATATCAGCCATTAAACTACTTATGTCTTCATTGCTTAATCGGATTTTCTTTACTATTTTTGCCACTTCGGGATATTTATCAGAGAAACCTTTCCAGGCTATTGCTTGAATGTCTTCTGCTTGACCATATATTCCTTTAGGGTCTTTTAGTATTTTGAGTGCAAATCTATTGAACATCCAGTGAGGAGTCCATCCGGTTATCACAATCCATTCTTTTTTATCAATAGCCTTCTTTAGTGAAGCAGTCATAGCCGGTCCGCTTGATGTCTGTAGCTCAAAATCTAAATTGTATTCTTTAATAGCTTTAGCCGTTGCCCTCATTATCCCGGCACCTGCATCAATACCAACAATCTTCTTATCAAATTTTGCTTTATATTTATTTAGTTCGTCTATAGAATTGGCTGTTACATAGTCGGGAACCACCAGACCAATGCGTGCTTCATCATATACTGTGCCCAGCTTTTCGAGCTTATCACCGTACTGATCCATATAATCTTTCATTGTAACAGGTAGCCATGTGTCCATAAACAGATCGGCTTTTTTGCGAGATAAGGAGGCCATGACAGGTGCTAAATCAGCATTCATAAGCTTAACATCGTATCCCTGATCTTCCAAAATTACTTTTGTCAGATGGGTAATAGCGATGCCTTCCGACCAGTTTACATAAGCAATGCTTATTGATTTCTTCGTTCCTTTTCCCCCACAAGCAGCTAATAGTAGAGCTGCTGTGAAAACTGCCAGTAATGTTTTAAACTTCATTCTTTATTTCTTTATTAGTTAATGATTCTTTTTTTGTTGAGCGATGCCTTGTGTGATGCGGTCGAGCACAATTGCTAAAATAACAACAGCTATTCCGCCTTCAAAGCCCAATCCTATTTTCATTTGTGTAATTCCTTTCAACACCACTTCTCCCAGTCCTCCTGCCGAGATCATGGCAGCAATAACGACCATGGACAATGACATCATAATGGTTTGATTCACTCCGGTAAGAATCGTAGGAAGAGCAAGAGGCAATTGCACCTTGTATAACATCTGGAGAGGAGTGGCACCAAATGCACGCGACGCTTCAATAATGTTGGCCGGAACCTGACGGATGCCCAAACTGGTTAGCCTCACCACCGGAGGCATTGCAAAGATAATAGTAGCAAATGCGCCAGGAACGGTACCCAGTCCAAAGAAGAGCACGGCCGGTATTAAGTAAACGAAAGCAGGCATGGTTTGCATGAGATCGAGTATTGGCCGTAATATCTTATTGCAGTTGTCACTGTGCGCAGCCCAGATGCCCAAAGGGATACCAATTAATAGCGCAATCGTGGTCGAAGACAAAACTAAGGCAAGTGTTTGCATCGTTTCCTCCCAAAAGCCCATTTGATGAATCAGTACTAATCCCAGTAAAGTGAATATGCCGATCCCTTTCCCCGCTTTAAACCACGCCAGAACGCTAATAAGCAAAATAGCCACGTAAAACGGAATGATTGTCAGCATATGCTGAAATCCGTCAATAAAACTTCCTATCCCATAATTCAATGAATCAAAGAACGGAGAGAAATTATTTGTAAGCCAATTAATGGCTGTTTCTATGTATTGTCCTATATCAATCATAAGTCTACGGCTTTTTGTATGATGTCATTAATCTCTTTTTTGTCTTTTCCTGTCATCTCAATCACTACCGATGAGAGAGGAACTACACCCAGAAATTCTTTTTTATCGTTGATTACATAAATAGGAGAATTTGTACGGGTCATAAGAGGAAGTATATCTTCTACTTTAGTGTCAGGCAAGATGGAATGTATTTCGGTATCTATGGCAGATTCCAGACTTTTAATTCCGGCCTTTCTTAATTCAATCACTTCATTAAGAGTAATCTTACCCAGTAAGATATTCTTTTCGTCAATAACAGGAAGTACTGTTATATCCTTTTCTTTCATCTTTCGTATAAGTGCCTCCGGACCCTCTTTGCGTATACGGGCTACGGTAGGTTTACTTATAAGAATGGAAGCAGCTGTGATTATCTTTGATCGGTCTACATTCTCTACGAATCGTGAAACATAATCGTCGGCAGGCTCTGTCAGTATCTCCTCGGAAGTACCTGTCTGTACTATCTCGCCATCTTTCATAATTGCTATTCTATCACCGAGTTTGATCGCTTCGTCCAAGTCATGCGTGATGAAAACAATTGTTTTCTTCATTTTCTCTTGTAAGTCAAGCAACTCATCCTGCATTTGAACTCTGATGAGAGGGTCGAGTGCCGAGAAGGCCTCATCCATGAGTAACACTTCGGGATTGTTAGCCAAAGCCCTTGCCAGTCCTACTCGTTGTTGCATTCCTCCCGATAGTTCGCTTACCATTTGGTTTTCATAGCCTTTTAGTCCGACCAACTGCATACTATTCATGGCTTTTTCTTCTCTTACATCTTTCTTAACTCCCTGTAATTCAAGTCCAAAAGAGATATTACTTAGAACCGAGCGATGAGGTAGTAAACCGAAATTTTGAAAGACCATTGCCATCCCTTGTCGTCGTATTTGCCGCAATTCTTTATCAGATGCTCTGGATATATCAGTTCCGTTTATGATAATTTCTCCGGAAGTCGGATTTATCAAACGATTAATGCAGCGAAGCAAAGTGGATTTGCCACTGCCTGATAGGCCCATGATAACGAAAATCTCGCCCTCGTTAATTGAGAGAGTAGCATCTTTAACGGCCACTGTGCACCCGGTGGACTTTAATATTTCGCTCTTATTCTTGCCTTCCTTTAGAAGTTTCAACGCTTTCTGCTTATCGTTTCCAAAAACAAGATGTAGGTTTTTAATTTCTATTTTACTCATCGCTTATAGTTCATTGAGTTAAAAATAATATCCCATATTTATATTAAATCGTGCATTCCACTTACCCGAAGGGGAACCTGCAGCGAAAGCGTTAGTCCATTCACTACCTAACCATGCATGATTTTTGCCCAGAGCGTAGTCTACATAAGTGTAAACCGGTCCCATGCTTAACATACAGCCTGTAACATTCTGATAACTGTCTTTAAATTCTTTTTTATGTTTATCCAACATACTGAAGTCATTGTAAAACCGTATACTCTGTAAAAGAGCATTCTTTATAGGGAGGGTGTACGACAAAGAAGCCAGATAAGTCTCTCCACGGGCGGCAACATTATATAATGCACCATAAGCGGCCATCTCTACAACATCATTCGATTGTCCTTCTTTGTTGTGAGTCTTCTTCCGGAAATTAGAGTATTGAGCTTTTAAATTCCATCTTTTATAAGTCGCTTCGTAGTGGGCGGCAAAAGCATAATGATTTCCCATTTCTTCAGTATCTATATTATAGAGACCTCCGAACATTGCCGATAAACCTACTTGTTGCTGCACGCTATTACCAAAATGATAGACTGCTCGTCCGTTTACCTGGTTCGTTTCTTTATTTCTCCCTCCCACATCATATCCATAACGACTGGTGGTAGATTCTGAAGTAGAACCAAATTCGGTTACATCTGCATTCTTGAAAAAAGCAAGAGCTAAATCCCATTTTTTGTTGCTATACAAGTATTTAATACCCATATCGGCATCATCTTCTAATCCCAGATAATAGTTTATATTGAAAAAATAACTGTTGGATGTGTAAGGAAGCAAACCAAAAGGTAGTCCTGTTAATCCCACTTGTATCTGGGTGTTATCACTAAATTTATATCCGGCCCATCCGTGTTTTAACATGCCTCCTCCTGAGGATTTTGAGTAAAATCTATACTCAGCATTTAGTAATAGCTTTTTGTAACTACTTTTCACGTTAATTCGGAATACATCGAAACCCCATTGGCCACCTTGTTTCCTATGGCTGGCTTTCCAGTCAGAATAATTGTAATTAAATCTTAGAGCACCGCCAAGCTCTGTTTTGACTTTCTCTTGTCCGTTTACAGGTAAGGAAATAATGATGCATGTTACGCATAATAATAAAGAAATGAATCTCTCTTTACATCTCATAAAGTGTTGATTTTTAGATCGGAAAGTATCAATTAATTGATGAACTTTTCGGGAGAATTCCTTTCCTCCAATTCCGATATGTTAATAACTAAATAAAAGCAGGAGTGTGTAGCTAAATTGAAAAAACAAGCCGAAGAATGGTTGTTCCTTATAATAACAGAGTAACAAAAAAGACTCCCCTCATAGGGAGCCAACCCGCTTTTTACTATGACTTATAATTGCAAAGTTAAAGAAAAAGAATGGCACATACAAATTAATGGAGACCTAATTGCGTTTTTCAACGAACTTAGAACAGGATATCATCTAAACGAACGTTTTATAATCACCTGATAATCAGACAATAGCTGAATTGAACGACGGTGGATATTTTTTTCTTCCAATGCAGAGTTAGAGTGAGGTTGAAAAGCTTAACGAATCGTATGCCGTGAGTGGTATGGAGAGGTAGGAAAATAAAGTAGGAGGAAAAACTGTATTTTCCTCCTACTCAGTTATTTGAATAATAAAGAATGATTCATTACCAAATCTTCACAATCAGGCTATCGGGACGCCACATTTTATCGCCCTGCTTAACGCCAAAGGTTGCATAGAACTCGGGCATGTTAGACAACGGACCCAGCACTCTCCATTTGGCCGGAGCATGTTCATTGCTTTTTATCTGAGTCGACATGGCTTCCGGGCGCATGTTAACCATCCATGTGAGTGCATAACCAAGGAAGAAGCGTTGGCTGGGATTCAATCCGGCAATCATTTCGTTATCCCTGTATTGCTTCGTCTGCTTAAATGCCTCGTATCCCATGATCACTCCGCCCAGATCGGCTATATTTTCGCCCTGAGTCAATGAGCCATTGATGTGCAGACTGTCAACAGGTACATAATCATCGAACTGCTTTACAATCATCTTCGTTTTTTGATCAAATTTCGCTTTATCTTCTTTCGTCCACCAATCGCTCAGGTTACCAAACTCATTGTATTTACAACCCTGATCGTCAAAACCATGGGTTATTTCATGCCCGAAGGTTCCGCCAATAATAGCATATAAGATAGCGTCATCGGCCATTTTTCTTTCGTAACCGGGAACAATGATGTTGCAACCCGGAATAACGATTTCGTTGTTCGACGGATTATAATACGCATTATAGGTCTGCGGTTCCATGTCCCATTCCGTGCGATCTACCGGCTTTCCATATTTGCTGATCATGTAGCCGACTTCCCATTTATTGGCATTCATTACGTTTTTCACATAAGAGTTGCGGTCAATCTGCATGCTGCTCAGGTCTTTCCATTTATCGGGATAACCCACCTTCATGATCACCGCATTCAGCTTCTTCAGAGCTTTCTCTTTAGTCGGTTCACTCATCCAGTCGAGTGCTTTAATGCGTTGAGCAAAAATAGATTTGATAGCATTCCCTATTTCCACCAACTTTTCTTTCGTCCCTTTTGGCAGATATTCGCTAACATAGACCTGCCCTATAAGATCTCCAAGCGCTCCGTTGGTCATGCCAACCACACGCTTCCATCTGGGTCTCGGCTCTTTTACGCCACGTAGAGTAGAAGAATAAAAGTTGAAATCCTCCATATAAGTTTTATCATCCAGATAAGGAGTTAACCCATTGATGAAATGAAATTTAAGATAATTCTTCCAATCGCTTATGGTGTATTTCTTCAAATCACTGTTTAACGCGGTAAGGAATTCCGGTTGGCCAACCACCACGCTATCCACCTTTGCAAGCCCCATGCCATTCATAAAAACTTTCCAGTCGAGGTTTGGTGTTAACGCCGCTAATTTGCCGGACGCCATTTTATGATAATTAGTCAACGGATCGCGGGTATCTTCGCGTTTACGCGATGTCTTAGCCAAAGCCGTTTCCATCTCCATCAATTTAACGGCAGCCTGTTTTGCCTCAGCATCCTTATATCCCATGATGCTAAACATATTGCCCACATATACCACAAACTTTTCACGAATTTTTTTAGTGCCGGCATCCGTATCTATGTAGTAGTTACGATCGGGCATGCTTAATCCGCCCTGAGTGATATAGACCTGATACTTAGCACTATTTTTATCATCCTGAACCACATACATTCCAAAAAGTGGTGATGACGATACGGTGTGAATATAGGCTGCTTCGGCAATAACGCCGTTCAGATCTTTTATATTATCTATTTTGGCAAAATCATCTTTCAGATCGCTCAAACCTTTTTTATTTAGCGAAACACTATCCATTCCCGAAAAGAAGAGATCGCCAATTTTCTGCTTGTTACTTCCCTTTGGCTCATGCTGGCTAGCCGCTGCCAATTCACAGATCTTACGAACCTGTGCATTAATAGTATCCTGCACCAATTGAAAGATTCCGTTACTCTGTTCACTGGCGGGAATTGGATTTTCCTTAAACCATTTGCCATTGGCAAACTGAAAGAAATCATCTCCCGCCCTTGTGGTGGAGTCGATGTGCGAAGCAAGGGCATCGCCTTTTTCGGCCGAATATTTTCCCTGCTTGCAGGATGATGTTGCGGCCGTTACCACAATGAGACCGCAGATAAGTGGATTGAATTTCATTTTTTCTGTTTTTATATTACATTCAAAAGTACAATAATATTTTAGAGTAACAATAACCTGTACTAAAAATCATATATTACAAATCATTACGAATCATTATGATTTATTTCCCCTCTGTTATTTGTTATATATAAAAAGAACAAAATAATATGAATAGCATTATGAAACCATTATTAATATTCGGCCTATTACTGCCTTTGTGTTGTAGCATTGCTGCGACACCCAATGATTTCAATCAGAACAAGAAGGAACAATTAATAAACAAAAACAGGACTATGGAGAAGAATATATATTTTGCCGGCGGTTGTTTCTGGGGAACAGAGCATTTCATCAAACAGATTCGGGGAGTGAAAGAAACGCAGGTGGGCTACGCCAACGGCAATATAAAAAATCCTACGTATGAGCAGGTTTGCACCGGCAATACTAATTTTGCCGAGACGGTGAAAGTGAAATATGACCCGCAGGAAGTCAATCTAAAACTATTGATTGATCTCTATTTCAAAACCATTGACCCTACCAGCATCAATAAGCAAGGTAACGACCGCGGTTCTCAGTATCGAACGGGTATTTATTATACTGATCCGGCCGATTTGCCGATGATCCGCTCGGTTGTGCAGGAATTGGGTGAAAAATACTCTAAGCCTATTGTAGTGGAAATTAAACCGCTGGACAATTTCTACAAAGCCGAAGAATATCATCAGGACTATCTGGATAAACATCCGGACGGTTATTGCCATATTCCGTCTTCACTATTCGAAGTGGCCAAAAAGGCGAATGCCCCTACTCTGACATTGAAATCGGTTTATGCAAAGCCGGATGATGCCACCTTGCGTGCAAAGTTAACGCAGGAACAGTACGCCGTGACTCAAAAGAGCGCCACTGAACCGGCTTTCCATAATGAATATTGGAACGAACATCGACAGGGCATATACGTTGACGTCGTTACCGGAGAACCATTATTCTCATCGACCGATAAATTTGATTCCAATTGCGGATGGCCCAGTTTCTCGAAGCCTATAAAGAAGGATCTCGTCAAAGAAAAGACAGACACTTCCTATGGTATGAAACGGGTGGAAGTTCGCAGCGAG containing:
- a CDS encoding glycine betaine/L-proline ABC transporter ATP-binding protein: MSKIEIKNLHLVFGNDKQKALKLLKEGKNKSEILKSTGCTVAVKDATLSINEGEIFVIMGLSGSGKSTLLRCINRLINPTSGEIIINGTDISRASDKELRQIRRQGMAMVFQNFGLLPHRSVLSNISFGLELQGVKKDVREEKAMNSMQLVGLKGYENQMVSELSGGMQQRVGLARALANNPEVLLMDEAFSALDPLIRVQMQDELLDLQEKMKKTIVFITHDLDEAIKLGDRIAIMKDGEIVQTGTSEEILTEPADDYVSRFVENVDRSKIITAASILISKPTVARIRKEGPEALIRKMKEKDITVLPVIDEKNILLGKITLNEVIELRKAGIKSLESAIDTEIHSILPDTKVEDILPLMTRTNSPIYVINDKKEFLGVVPLSSVVIEMTGKDKKEINDIIQKAVDL
- a CDS encoding glycine betaine ABC transporter substrate-binding protein: MKFKTLLAVFTAALLLAACGGKGTKKSISIAYVNWSEGIAITHLTKVILEDQGYDVKLMNADLAPVMASLSRKKADLFMDTWLPVTMKDYMDQYGDKLEKLGTVYDEARIGLVVPDYVTANSIDELNKYKAKFDKKIVGIDAGAGIMRATAKAIKEYNLDFELQTSSGPAMTASLKKAIDKKEWIVITGWTPHWMFNRFALKILKDPKGIYGQAEDIQAIAWKGFSDKYPEVAKIVKKIRLSNEDISSLMADIENSKTNEEDAVKGWIKQHQSLVDSWTKIEK
- a CDS encoding GGGtGRT protein codes for the protein MIREVKFESQDRRIKGIIDILNANGIKDIAEANAICEANGVDPYKTCEETQPICFENAKWAYVVGAAIAIKKGCKVAADAAEAIGLGLQSFCIPGSVAADRKVGIGHGNLAARLLREETKCFAFLAGHESFAAAEGAIKIAAKADKVRKEPLRCILNGLGKDAAQIISRINGFTYVQTQFDYYTSELKVVREIAYSDGNRAKVKCYGADDVREGVAIMHKEGVDVSITGNSTNPTRFQHPVAGTYKKECIEMGKKYFSVASGGGTGRTLHPDNMAAGPASYGMTDTMGRMHSDAQFAGSSSVPAHVEMMGFLGIGNNPMVGVTVAVAVDVAQALGK
- a CDS encoding phosphoketolase family protein; translation: MGTNEISEEDITRERMDDQSTPLSKDYLRKINAYWRAANYLSVGQLYLRDNPLLHEPLKLSHIKSMLLGHWGTTPGQNFIYAHLNRVIKKYDLDMIYISGPGHGGPAVVGNTYLEGTYSEVYPKITQDEAGLKKLFTQFSFPGGIPSHASPECPGSIHEGGELGYSLSHAFGAVLDNPELIVACVVGDGEAETGPLATSWHSNKFLDPINDGAVLPILHLNGYKIANPTILARIEPEELDQFLRGCGWTPYYVEGDDPETMHQLMASVMDETIENIRSIQKNARANNDTTRPRWPMIVLKSPKGWTGPKEVDGLQIEGTFRAHQIPLLADAQHPTHIKLLEEWMKSYKPEELFDKKGHLLPELAELAPKGERRMGANPHANGGLLLHDLVMPDFRKFAVKVPAPGAVEAADTHELGVFLREVINLNKEQRNFRIFGPDETLSNRLNAVFETTNRQWDARTKENDEFLATEGRVMEMLSEHQCEGWLEGYLLTGRHGLFNCYEAFIHIVDSMFNQHAKWLKVTAGLPWRRKIASLNYLLASHVWQQAHNGFTHQDPGFIDHVVNKKASIVRVYLPPDANCLLSVWDHCLRSRHYVNVVIAGKYQAPQWLTMDEAIEHCTKGIGVWQWASTDKGQEPDVVMACCGDVPTLETLAAVSILREHLPELKIRVVNVVDLMKLQPATEHPHGLNEEAFDALFTKDKPIVFAFHGYPWLIHRLTYRRTNHENMHVRGYKEEGTITTYFDMTVLNQLDRFHLVEDVIDRVPQLGAKGAQLKKLVQDKLIEHKKYIDKYGLDMPEILNWKWSNSK
- a CDS encoding proline/glycine betaine ABC transporter permease produces the protein MIDIGQYIETAINWLTNNFSPFFDSLNYGIGSFIDGFQHMLTIIPFYVAILLISVLAWFKAGKGIGIFTLLGLVLIHQMGFWEETMQTLALVLSSTTIALLIGIPLGIWAAHSDNCNKILRPILDLMQTMPAFVYLIPAVLFFGLGTVPGAFATIIFAMPPVVRLTSLGIRQVPANIIEASRAFGATPLQMLYKVQLPLALPTILTGVNQTIMMSLSMVVIAAMISAGGLGEVVLKGITQMKIGLGFEGGIAVVILAIVLDRITQGIAQQKKNH